The DNA segment AGATTGAGAAAAGCGCTGTTCGAGGAATTGGACAGCGCCTTTTCTTTAACCTGTTCAAACACTTGTGTTTTCAAGGCCTTTCCGATCCGTTTCACGCATATTAAATACAGATAACGGGGCTTTACGGGGCGTTTGCACTGCCATATGGTCGTGAATTGAGGCCGTAATACCCTGTGAACATCGAGGTTGACTGCCAACGCATTGAACGTGCCTGCGGCCATCCAATAACAAGAAACGAGGCTTAAGAATGTACAAGCTGATTGCTTTTGATGGCGACGATACCCTGTGGCACAACGAGCCACTTTTCCGCCAAGCCCATGTGCAGCTGCGCGAAATGCTGGGACATTATGTTGATCCCGAACAGGTTGATGATCGTCTCTATCAGGCCGAGTTGGCCAACCTGTCCATCTATGGCTATGGCGTGACGGGCTTTACCCTGTCGATGATTGAAACCGCGATCGAATTGTCTGATCGTAAAATCAGTGCCGAAGACATCCACAAACTGGCCGAAACCGGCAAATCCATGCTGCGCGCGCCCACCCGTATCATTGACGGGGCAGAGGCCGTGCTGAAACAGTATGCCAAGCACCCGAATTACAAGGTTGTCCTGATCACCAAGGGCGATCTGATCGCCCAGCAGCTCAAGATTGATCGCTCCGGGTTCGAGGACCTGTTTGACGGGATCGAGATTGTCTCGGAAAAGGATCCGCTGACCTATCGCAACATCTTTGGCCGCTATGGCGTCGATCCCGAAGATGCGATCATGATCGGCAACTCGATGAAATCCGATATTCTGCCGGTCCTTGCGTGCGGGGCGACCGCGATCCACATTCCCTATGAAATCACCTGGGTCCATGAAATGGTCGATCAGACAGAGATCGACAATGACAAGGTCATCACGGCTGAAAGCATTGCCGATGTACCCGGGATCATCGAAAAACTCGAACAGCAAATGGCGAGTGGGAGAATGGAAAATGTCTGATTGCGCCGGTTCTGAAATGTCCACCGAGGCGGTTCTCGCCAACGGCCCGGCCGCCGATCTTGATCCGCAAACCAAGCTCGAACTCGAAGCCGCTGCCTTTCGTGGCCTTGTCACGCACCTTCAGGACCGCAAGGATGTTCAGAATATCGATCTGATGAACCTTGCCGGGTTCTGCCGCAACTGTCTGGCCAAATGGTATCTGGCAGCTGCCCGCGAACGCGGTGTTGCGATGGATTATGATGGGGCGCGCGAAGTCGTCTATGGCATGACCTATGACGCCTGGAAGGATAACCATCAGGCGCCGGCATCGGATGAACAGAAGCAGAAGTTTCAGGACACCGCCCATCTCCATGCCAAGATCCCCGGCGCGAAATAAGCCGCCGATAAAACCATCGACAAGGGAGGAGGCCCGATCATGACCGATACAAGCCCCGACCCGTCAACGGGGGATGGCAACATTGCCGTCCATGCCCGGATCGAAGGCCGGGTGCAGGGCGTGTGGTATCGCGCCTGGACCGTCGAAGAAGCCTGCAAGCGCGATCTCACCGGCTGGGTGCGCAATCGCAATGATGGCTCGGTGGAGGCGGTGTTTTGCGGTCCGGCCAAGGTGGTGCAATCCATGATCACCGCCTGTCACGATGGCCCGACCCATGCGCGCGTTGATCGCATCCACGAAGAACCAGCACTCGAAGACGGGTTTACCACGTTCGAGAAGCGCCCAACCGCCTGAAACAGTGTGCGTCAAGGCGTTGGCGGCTTTGTTAAACCGATTGCAAAAGCCTTTTTCCAGTTGATTCTGGAAAAAGGCTTTTTCTTTATCGCACTGCGGTGGCATGGTTATGAAATCCTGACTGCATGGTCAGACGCAGTGCGTCGGGAAATCAACAGGGAGACTACACATGACCTTTATCGCAAAATCATTTGGCGTTGCTGCCATTGTTGCGACCAGTGCGCTTTGCGCATTCGGCGCACAGGCAGAGCCGGAACAGAATGACGGCCTGAACGGCACGCTGTGGCTGCAGACCTCGGTCGAATACAAAACGACCGCCATGTCGGTCTATGCCGGTGCGACCCGTTTGCTGGATGCCGCCATTGGCGATCACAGCTGGACCGCAGCGCTCGAGCAGGACGGCAACTATATGACCAAGCCGCCGGCAGTCATTCTGGACGTTGATGAAACCGTTCTGGATAACTCCGCCTATCAGGCTTGGGTTGTCACCGACAAAACCCATTACAGCTCCAAAACCTGGGCGGCCTTTGTGCACGACATGATTTCCACCCCGACCCCGGGCGCGCTGGAATTCACCAAGGCGGCTGCCGCCCGCGGTGTGGAAGTCTTCTATGTCTCGAACCGCAAGGCCCCGGAAGAAGAACCCACCATCGAAAACCTCAAGAAATATGGCTTCCCCTATGCCGATGAAAAGCATGTCATGCTGCGTGGCGAGGTCGAAGAATGGGGCTCCAACAAAACCCCGCGCCGTGCTGCTGTTGCTGAGGATTATCGTGTGATCATGCAGTTTGGCGACAATTTCGGTGACTTCACTGACGAGATTGATGGCTCCATCACTGAGCGTCTCGAAGTCATGGAAAAATACGGCAATTACTGGGGCGAACGCTGGTTCATGCTCCCGAACCCGAGCTACGGCTCATGGGAAGAAGCAGCCTTCGGTGGCGATTGGGGCAAGTCTGGCGACGAACGCCGCCAGGACAAACTCAATGCCATGACCCCGTGGGCGGGGCCGGCTGAATAAGCTGTGGCTTAGGACCACATTCAAGGGCGTCCCGATGGGGCGCCCTTTTTTATATCTAACCTTCTGCGCAACCTCCGGGGTTCATCTTTGCAGCGCAATGGTGTTAGGGTCCCCAAAAGAGGCATTAACTGCTTTGCGCGCCACCAAGCAGGATATTATGAACACGACTGTCGCCCCCAAACACCGTGATCGTGTCCTACTGGCTGTCGGGACGATCATTTTTACCGTTTTCGCCCTGTCACTGGGCGATGCGTTGATCAAACAATCGAGCGGCCAGTTCGTCATCTGGCAGATATTCGTCATCAGATCCGCAATCGCCATTCCCTTTCTGGTGGGCTATCTGGCAATTCGTGTCCCGTCGGCCTTGCGCCTTGGTCACGCTTTTGGCTGGACCACGTTGCGCAGCCTTTTGCTGGTCGTGATGTGGATTTGCTATTATCTGTCCCTGCCGCATCTGACCCTGTCGGTGGCGGCGGCAACCTATTACACCTTGCCGATTTTCATCACGCTGTTTAGCGCCATCACGACCCGAACCAAAATCAGCAAAACAGGCTGGTTTGCCGTCGTCATCGGCTTTGCGGGGGTGCTGTTTATTCTGCGTCCGGATGCCGGAAACTTTAATGGTTATGCATTGCTGCCGCTGTTTGCGGCCATGCTGTATGCGGTGGCGATGATCTTGACCCGCACCAAATGCCGGGACGAACATCCGATCAAGCTCTCGCTTGCGCTGAACATCGCCTTTGTTGCGGTCGGGGCGATTGCTGCGCTGGTGATCAGCCTGCTGTCTGGTGATATGCGCGATGGCTTCCTTCTTGCCCCCTGGAGCACCATGACCCTAACCGGCTTGGGCACGATGGCGATTCTGGCGGCATCCATCCTGATCGGCAGCATCGGGGCAGCCATTGCCTATCAAAACGGCCCGCCCGCCATGATCGGTACGTTTGATTTTGCCTATGTCGGGTTTTCGTTTGTCTGGGGTGTGGTCTTCTTTGCCGAAACCCCCGATGCCCTGTCTCTGATCGGCATTGTCCTGATTGTCGGGGCAGGGGTGATGGCGCTTCGCCAGTAACCGGGATATCGCCAGTTACTTCAAAACCCAGGAAAAGGCACGCTCAAGCTCCGCCACCGCATTGGTGTCGTAACACCGCCCATGCGCCAGAACGACATAGTCCGGGTTCCAGTCAATCATGGTCAGGACGGCCTTGCGCACGCTGTCCTTATACCCGGCAAAGGTCAGGCGCATGTCGCGTGGCGTGCTGCCATGCGGGTCCATGGTGCCAAACAGCCTGACCATAAACCGCCAGATCGGGCTTTTGATTTTAGGGGCTTCGAAGTTTTCGATCAGGTCGGTCAGGATCAGGGTTTTGGATGCGTCATGGAAAAACACCGCCTCGTTCAAATAACTGCCCCGCACCAGAACCTGTTCGATCTCATCGGCCCACTCAGACTCCGGCGTATCGGCAAGTTCCGCATCAAAATTGACCGTAATCCCGACCGACTGGGCGCGTTTGATCACACCGGGCGCACAGAACGCCTTTGCATCCGGATAGGCCTTTTGCCAATCGGGCACACCGGCATAATGGATGGTATTGGGTGCAATCAGATAGGCAACTTCGCCCAGCGCATCGACCTCGGCCTTAAGCGTTTCATTGAGCCGGATCGGCGAGTGGACAAACAGTTTGCCGCTTTGGAGGCGGATGATTGTCATCCGGGTCGGGAAGGGCAGCTTAAGCCCGGCATACTGAAACCCGATCACCGGACCATCAAAGATCCAGACATTCTCGGCAATCGGTTTGGCGTGATCAAGCGGGGCATAGGTCTCGACAGAGAACATGGGGCGATCTTCCATCTTTTAGGCGGGGGACGCAGGTACGGGCGGGGTGGCAACAGCGGCGATTATACAACCTTGCCCGGATTAAGCCTGCCATCTGGATCAATTGCCGCCTTGATCGCGTGCAGCAATTTCAGTTTTTCCACACTGGCATAATGCGCAAGTTCGTCGCGCTTAAGCTGTCCGATGCCGTGTTCGGCACTGATCGATCCGCCAAGCTCGGTGACAATGTCGTGAATGACGCTGTTCAGGCTTTCCCACTGCGCAAGATAGGCTTGCTTGTCCATGGTGGCGGGCTGGGTGAAGTTGAAATGGATATTGCCATCACCAACATGGCCAAACGGGCAGGGGCGAATGCCGGGTATCAGCGCATCCGCACTCGCCATGCCGCGTTTCAAAAGCTCGGCAACCTTTGAAACCGGTACGGATACATCATGCTTGATCGATCCGCCTTCATAGCCTTGCGCCTCGGGGATGCCTTCGCGGATCGCCCACAGGTTTTTACGCTGGGCCTCGGACTGGGCAAGGGTCGCATCCGTCGCAAGCCCGATCTCAACCGCCTGCGCCAACAGATCGACCAGAAGTGTTTCCAGATCATCCT comes from the Thalassospira sp. ER-Se-21-Dark genome and includes:
- a CDS encoding HAD family hydrolase, whose amino-acid sequence is MYKLIAFDGDDTLWHNEPLFRQAHVQLREMLGHYVDPEQVDDRLYQAELANLSIYGYGVTGFTLSMIETAIELSDRKISAEDIHKLAETGKSMLRAPTRIIDGAEAVLKQYAKHPNYKVVLITKGDLIAQQLKIDRSGFEDLFDGIEIVSEKDPLTYRNIFGRYGVDPEDAIMIGNSMKSDILPVLACGATAIHIPYEITWVHEMVDQTEIDNDKVITAESIADVPGIIEKLEQQMASGRMENV
- a CDS encoding DUF1244 domain-containing protein, encoding MSDCAGSEMSTEAVLANGPAADLDPQTKLELEAAAFRGLVTHLQDRKDVQNIDLMNLAGFCRNCLAKWYLAAARERGVAMDYDGAREVVYGMTYDAWKDNHQAPASDEQKQKFQDTAHLHAKIPGAK
- a CDS encoding acylphosphatase codes for the protein MTDTSPDPSTGDGNIAVHARIEGRVQGVWYRAWTVEEACKRDLTGWVRNRNDGSVEAVFCGPAKVVQSMITACHDGPTHARVDRIHEEPALEDGFTTFEKRPTA
- a CDS encoding HAD family acid phosphatase → MTFIAKSFGVAAIVATSALCAFGAQAEPEQNDGLNGTLWLQTSVEYKTTAMSVYAGATRLLDAAIGDHSWTAALEQDGNYMTKPPAVILDVDETVLDNSAYQAWVVTDKTHYSSKTWAAFVHDMISTPTPGALEFTKAAAARGVEVFYVSNRKAPEEEPTIENLKKYGFPYADEKHVMLRGEVEEWGSNKTPRRAAVAEDYRVIMQFGDNFGDFTDEIDGSITERLEVMEKYGNYWGERWFMLPNPSYGSWEEAAFGGDWGKSGDERRQDKLNAMTPWAGPAE
- a CDS encoding DMT family transporter, whose product is MNTTVAPKHRDRVLLAVGTIIFTVFALSLGDALIKQSSGQFVIWQIFVIRSAIAIPFLVGYLAIRVPSALRLGHAFGWTTLRSLLLVVMWICYYLSLPHLTLSVAAATYYTLPIFITLFSAITTRTKISKTGWFAVVIGFAGVLFILRPDAGNFNGYALLPLFAAMLYAVAMILTRTKCRDEHPIKLSLALNIAFVAVGAIAALVISLLSGDMRDGFLLAPWSTMTLTGLGTMAILAASILIGSIGAAIAYQNGPPAMIGTFDFAYVGFSFVWGVVFFAETPDALSLIGIVLIVGAGVMALRQ
- a CDS encoding DUF4336 domain-containing protein; amino-acid sequence: MFSVETYAPLDHAKPIAENVWIFDGPVIGFQYAGLKLPFPTRMTIIRLQSGKLFVHSPIRLNETLKAEVDALGEVAYLIAPNTIHYAGVPDWQKAYPDAKAFCAPGVIKRAQSVGITVNFDAELADTPESEWADEIEQVLVRGSYLNEAVFFHDASKTLILTDLIENFEAPKIKSPIWRFMVRLFGTMDPHGSTPRDMRLTFAGYKDSVRKAVLTMIDWNPDYVVLAHGRCYDTNAVAELERAFSWVLK